One window from the genome of Paramormyrops kingsleyae isolate MSU_618 chromosome 3, PKINGS_0.4, whole genome shotgun sequence encodes:
- the npy4r gene encoding neuropeptide Y receptor type 4 isoform X3, with the protein MNGSEFPPEDPCRTSQGLTIFLIASYSLVMVLGLLGNVGLICIIARQKEKANVTSILIANLSVSDILVCAFCLPFTVVYTLMDHWIFGSVLCRLTPFVQCMSVTVSILSLVLIALERHQLIINPSGWKPSVPQAYLAVVIIWMLSCFTSLPFLAFHLLTMLPESEEKEVCMENWPSQQHKLAYTTWLLVFQYCGPLVFVLICYLRIFMRLRRRRHMLDRSSEENRRMSHSKRINIMLAALVTAFAICWLPLNTFNAVADWHDDAIPHCHHNLVFSLCHLMAMASTCINPIIYGFLNSNFRKEVKDAVQHCCCWPPEADYEHFPLSTMQVEVSRTSLRLSCRNNSV; encoded by the coding sequence ATGAATGGAAGTGAGTTCCCCCCGGAGGACCCCTGCCGGACCTCTCAGGGACTGACCATCTTCCTGATCGCCTCCTACTCCTTGGTGATGGTGCTGGGGCTGCTGGGCAATGTGGGGCTGATCTGCATTATTGCCCGGCAGAAAGAGAAAGCCAATGTGACCAGCATCCTCATTGCCAACCTCTCGGTCTCTGACATTCTGGTCTGTGCTTTCTGCCTGCCCTTCACTGTGGTCTACACCCTGATGGACCACTGGATCTTTGGGTCTGTTCTGTGCCGGTTGACACCCTTTGTCCAATGCATGTCGGTAACAGTCTCTATCCTATCCCTGGTGCTCATAGCCCTGGAGCGGCACCAGCTCATCATCAACCCCAGTGGCTGGAAACCCAGTGTGCCCCAGGCATACCTGGCAGTTGTGATAATCTGGATGCTTAGCTGCTTCACCTCCTTGCCATTCTTGGCCTTCCACCTGCTCACGATGCTGCCTGAATCTGAGGAGAAGGAGGTGTGCATGGAGAACTGGCCTTCGCAGCAGCACAAGTTGGCTTACACCACCTGGCTGCTGGTCTTCCAGTACTGTGGGCCACTGGTCTTTGTGCTGATTTGCTACCTGCGCATCTTCATGCGGCTGCGGCGCCGCCGGCACATGCTAGACCGCAGCTCCGAGGAGAACCGGCGCATGAGTCACAGCAAACGCATAAATATCATGCTGGCTGCCCTGGTCACTGCCTTTGCCATCTGCTGGCTGCCGCTCAATACTTTCAATGCAGTAGCGGACTGGCACGACGATGCCATCCCACACTGCCACCACAACCTGGTCTTCTCACTCTGCCACCTGATGGCCATGGCCTCCACCTGCATAAACCCCATCATCTATGGTTTCCTCAACAGCAACTTCAGAAAGGAGGTGAAAGACGCTGTGCagcactgctgctgctggccaCCAGAGGCCGATTATGAGCACTTTCCCCTTTCCACCATGCAGGTTGAGGTGTCTAGAACATCGCTACGCCTCAGCTGCAGGAACAACTCAGTTTAA